A part of Pseudanabaena sp. BC1403 genomic DNA contains:
- a CDS encoding response regulator transcription factor, translating to MIQILLIDDQDLIRRGMKALLKSDEELQVVGEGENGIEAIALVKTLQPDVVLMDVRMPEMDGVAATKEICQLFPEVKVLIMTTFDDREYITQALRFGAAGYLLKDTPFEELTQAIRLVHKGYMQLSPGLATKLLAPEPPSQVPSEFAKLTPREQEILRLIAKGANNREIADTLFISEKTVRNNITNIFSQLGLRDRTQAAIWMNNHLDFA from the coding sequence ATGATACAGATTCTTTTAATTGACGATCAAGACTTAATTCGGCGCGGCATGAAAGCGCTATTGAAGTCTGATGAAGAGTTACAAGTAGTTGGGGAAGGCGAAAATGGGATTGAGGCGATCGCTCTAGTTAAAACCCTACAACCTGATGTTGTTTTAATGGATGTGAGAATGCCAGAAATGGATGGCGTAGCCGCAACAAAAGAGATTTGTCAGCTTTTTCCAGAGGTCAAAGTACTAATTATGACCACCTTTGACGATCGCGAATATATCACTCAAGCTTTGCGTTTCGGTGCGGCTGGATATTTGCTCAAAGATACTCCCTTTGAGGAACTCACCCAAGCAATTCGCTTAGTCCATAAAGGCTATATGCAGCTATCACCAGGATTAGCGACTAAGTTGCTTGCTCCTGAACCTCCCAGCCAAGTTCCATCGGAATTTGCAAAATTAACACCTAGAGAACAGGAAATTTTGAGGCTAATTGCCAAAGGTGCTAATAATCGTGAAATCGCTGATACGTTATTTATTTCCGAGAAGACGGTAAGAAATAATATTACTAACATCTTTAGTCAGTTGGGTTTGCGCGATCGCACCCAAGCAGCGATCTGGATGAACAATCATCTAGATTTTGCCTAA